The segment GGTTGACTCCGGCGTGGCCGGACTGATTCTGGGCGCGGCTTACATGATTTCCGGGCGCAGCCTATGGGCGTGTGTGCTTGCCCACGGCTTCATCGACACGTTCGGCATCACCGTGCTGTTTCTCGGCTGGGATTCCTAAGAATTGAAATCGGCGGATCATTCGAGATCAGGGAATCATTGAAAAGCATCTCCGCCGACGCTGCCCGGTGCATCAGCCGGACGGCTAGCGGCCCAGGAAGCGCTCCAGCTTTTCGACCTGTTTCTCCGCGAGATCCAGGTTGCGCTTGGTGCCGTCGGCGTCCTTGTCCCGCATCGACGCCTTCGCCTCATCCAGCAGGTACTCCATGCTTTCCCTGGCGGCGGCCATGTCGCCACGCAGACCCAGGCCTGACGCTGCCTGCTGGCGCTGCAAGGTTTCCAGGCTGCTGCGCACGGCCGCGGCGCGGCTGGCCATCATGATCAATCTTTCCCGCTGCTCCTGCAGGGCGGCCGCGTCCTGAGGCGCTTCCGGTTGGGCAGAAGCCGAGGCGGCTTGGGCAAGCTGCTTCTTGGGCGCCGGAGCGGATGTGGATGGCGACGGAGCTGCGGAGGCGGGTTGCGAAGGCACGGCGGAAGCGGGCGACGCCGCAGAACCGCCATCCGTGGAAGCTGGAGCGGAGGTTGCGGTCGAAGTTCCTGACGAAGCCGGAGCCGCCTGTACCTGCGGGTTGTCCTGCTGGGTGGACGACCGCAAGTGGAGGAACTGGGTCGCTCCAAAGGCAATCAGAGCTACGGCCAGGATGCCTCCACCGCCGGCGGCGACCCAAACGGCGGTCCTGGGGCGACGGGCGAGGGCCTGCGGAGGCGCTTCCAAGATGGGGCCGCCGCGAGCCGGAACCAGGGCTCCACTGGGAGGCTGCAACTGGCCGCGAGCGACAATCGCGGTGCGCAGCTTGTGCGGCACCTCGGCGTTGCCGACTTCCTCAGTGTAGAAGTTCACGATGTGGACCTTGACGCCGTGCTTGACTTCGGCCTCGCCCAGATCGTGGAAATGCTCTTCCCAATCACTCAACTGGCCTAGAGTATCGGCCACGGTTTTGGAGACCAGAATGTGTCCGGCGTCGCCGCAGTCCATGACGCGCTGCGCCATATTGATGCCGCCGCCCGCCACGTTGCGGTTGGTGTTGATGTCGGCGATGCGGTACACCGGGCCGCTGTGGATGCCCATGCGCAGCTTCAGTTCCGGGTAGTCGCGGAGCGTGCGGGAAACCTGGATGGCGCACTGCACGGCCGCGGTAGGGTTCTGGAAGAAAACCAGGGCCATGCCGTCGCCGGTGGGCAATGACACCAACTGGTCGGCATCCGACGCCCGGCGGAACTCTTCGCTTTCGCGCACGATGGAGGCCAGCGTGGTGATGCGCTCGGTCTGGCGGTCCATGGGCAGGGTGGAGTAGGCCACAATGTCCATGAACAGCACGTACGCCATCTCCAGCGAGGACGAAGAAACGGGCTGCGACCCGGAGCGAGGCGTGGTGGATTTCGATCCCGAGGCTACGCGGCTGGGCGCGGCATCCACAGATCCCATGAGACGAGTGGCCTCGATGCTGGCGGGCTGGCTGCCGAGGTTCTGCAGCGCCTGCCGGAACGCCGCGGCGGTCTGGAAGCGGTCCTCGGGCTTCTTGGCCAGCGACTTCAGGATGACCCCGTTTAGCTCCGGCGAAATCGCGGGATTCTTCTCGCGCGGAGGAACCGGCGGATCGTTCAGGTGAGCGGAGAAGATGGCGTAATCGTGCTCGCCCTGGAAGGGCCGACTGCCGGTAGCAGCCTCGTACAGACTCACGCCCAGAGAATAGAGATCCGAGCGGGCATCCAGCGTGCCGCTGCCGGCCACCTGCTCCGGGGACATGTAATAGATGGAGCCCATGGTGGTGCCGGTCTTGGTGAGCGAGCGGTCGGCGCCGACCTTGGCCAGGCCGAAGTCGGTGAGCTTGATGACCCCGTCCTTGGTCAACATCATGTTGGCGGGCTTGATGTCGCGGTGGATGACCTTGCGCTCGTGCGCGTAGGCCAGCGCAGCGAGCGCCTGGCTCATGTAGTCGACGGCGGTGGCGGGCGACAAAGGACCAGACTCCAGGATGGCCTGCAGCGTCTTGCCTTCCACCAGCTCGATGATCATGACCAGTTGGTTCTCGACGCGCATGGCGGTGCGCAGAGCGGCGATGTTGGGATGCTCCAGGCTGGCCTGCACCTGGATCTCCCGCAGGAAGCGCTCGGACTGGTCGGCCGTGCCCAGCGATTCCTGCAACAAGACCTTCATCGCCTCAAAGCGGTTGGAGAGCACGTTGCGGACCTTGTACACGCGGCCCATGCCTCCAGCGCCCAGGACGCCTACGACTTCGTAATCGCCAACCGTCTCTCCGATCTTGAAGCTCATTCGATTTCCCCCGAGTCCTCAAGGTCCCTGGGGGTAGGCAAGGAGGACTCTCAAACCTTCTTCTTGGCGGCTCACGCCCTGCGAGCAGGTGATGGCCGGTTGCTACCAGCGGCGACTCGCGCCCGGCTAGGGAGTCTGGACCGAGTCGCCGACTTGGGCGGGACCGCTGCCCGTATACGTTCCGACTGCGGAAGACTCATCCACTTCCGTGACGGTGACCATGCCGACCTTGTCGGCGATCCGGCGGAGAACCTTGCCGGTCGATGGGTCCTTGACCTCACGAGTCACCCGGCGCACCTCGAGCTGATCCCCGACCTTTACGCCTGCCCTGCTGCCGACGTTCAGGATCAGGGTTCCGCCCGTCGCGTCCGCGACCAGCCCTTCCACCTTGACCACGTGGGTGGGCAGCTTGTCGGCTTCCTGGTCGAGCTGATGAGACACGGAATCGACCGCCTTGTGAACCGCTTCTCCCAGGATGGTGTTGGCGAAATTGCTGCTGGACATGTCAAAGGCGCCGGCGCCCGCACCACCCCATCCGCCTCCGGCCCCGATGAGCGAGGTGCCGCCGCGGGTGGACTCTCCTTTGCCTTCGGCGACCGCGAGGATCTCCGCCGTTTCGGTGCTGATGACGCGGGCATTGATGCCGACCACGGCCTTGGCTTCCTTCTTGGAAACTCCGCCCAAGCCGAATACCCTGCCGAAGCCTGCCCCGCCCACGTTGGTGTTCTTATCGTCCCGGCCGAACTGGGTGATGCTGCCGATGATCATGGCATCCACACCCAGAATGCGGGCCAGCTTGGCCGCGCTGCTGGGATCGGCGCGGTCGCTGTTGGAGAAGTTCTGTTCCGCCAGGATCTTGTCGAGCGCCTTGCGCTCGATCACGGAATAGGTCCCGCTCTTCACCAGGTTGTTGACCAGAATGTCCGCGATGCCCTTGCCGACGTCGACGTTGGTGCCGAAGATCGCCGCTACCCCACTCTGCACCGTGGCGTAGTCGAAGTCCATGACAGCCACCCGCTTCTTGGGCGGAGCGTTATTCTGCGCAGCGCAAACCGCCACCAGGGCCATCAAGACCAGTACCGTTTTGACACACCTACCCATGCCATCCTCCTAAGGGTTGTGCGGCACATGATAGCCCAAGTCGGGGCCGGGGCGAACCCCCCAATTGGCCTACCTTGTGCGTTCGAAGAGCCAGGCCCGGGTCGTCGGCGGGCGGATGAAGAGGCCCGCCCCTCGCTGGGAACCCGCCTGGAAAGCGATGAGATTTGAAGGCATGGCGGCGGTTAGGTTAACGTGCCGCCCATGCTCCAGGAGGCGACGGAACGAATCGGCCGGGGTGAGTCCCTTAGCCGGGCGGAAGCGCGCGCGCTGATGGCCGAGGTGCTGGCGGGCAGGGCGACTCCGGCGCAGCTCAAAACGCTCCTGGTGGGGCTGAGCGAAAGAGGCGAAACGGTGGAAGAAATCGTTGGATTCGCCGAGGCCATGCGAGCGGCTGCGGCGCCGCTGGAGCTCGCACCGAGGGCGCGGATCGCCGAACCGATCGGCGCCGACCTGGGCGACGAGATCGCGGGCGCACTGGAATCGGCCCCGTCCCATCTCAATCTCCTGGTAGACACCTGCGGCACGGGCGGCGATGCGGCAGGCACGTTCAATATCTCCACGGCGGCCGCACTGGTGACGGCGGGCGCGGGCGTTCGCGTGGCCAAGCACGGCAACCGCAGCATCAGCTCGCGCTGCGGCTCGGCGGACGTGATGGAAGCGCTGGGGGTGAAGCTGGAGCTTCCGGCGGAGCGCCTGGCGGCGTGCCTGCGCGAGATCGGGATCGCATTCCTCTACGCGCCCGCGCTGCACACGGCTATGAAGCACGTGCAGCCGGTGCGGCGCGAGCTGCGCATCCGCACCGTGTTCAACCTACTGGGGCCACTGACCAACCCGGCAGGCGCTGAGGCGCAGGTGGTGGGCGTCTATTCCCATGCGCTGGTGGAAAAACTGGCGGAGGCGCTGGCCATGCTCGGGCTGCGCCGGGCGCTGGTGGTGCACGGCAAGGACGGCCTGGACGAAATCACCATCACCGGGCCAACGCACGTGGCCGAAGTCGCGCGCGACCGGGTGCGGCGGTACGAAGTCA is part of the Terriglobales bacterium genome and harbors:
- the trpD gene encoding anthranilate phosphoribosyltransferase, with protein sequence MLQEATERIGRGESLSRAEARALMAEVLAGRATPAQLKTLLVGLSERGETVEEIVGFAEAMRAAAAPLELAPRARIAEPIGADLGDEIAGALESAPSHLNLLVDTCGTGGDAAGTFNISTAAALVTAGAGVRVAKHGNRSISSRCGSADVMEALGVKLELPAERLAACLREIGIAFLYAPALHTAMKHVQPVRRELRIRTVFNLLGPLTNPAGAEAQVVGVYSHALVEKLAEALAMLGLRRALVVHGKDGLDEITITGPTHVAEVARDRVRRYEVTPEEFGLPRARLEDIAGGDAADNARVIREILSGEKSPRRDVVLLNAAATLMVAGRVGTIREGLAVAAEAVDSGRARGKLEELAKFTNT
- a CDS encoding protein kinase, with translation MSFKIGETVGDYEVVGVLGAGGMGRVYKVRNVLSNRFEAMKVLLQESLGTADQSERFLREIQVQASLEHPNIAALRTAMRVENQLVMIIELVEGKTLQAILESGPLSPATAVDYMSQALAALAYAHERKVIHRDIKPANMMLTKDGVIKLTDFGLAKVGADRSLTKTGTTMGSIYYMSPEQVAGSGTLDARSDLYSLGVSLYEAATGSRPFQGEHDYAIFSAHLNDPPVPPREKNPAISPELNGVILKSLAKKPEDRFQTAAAFRQALQNLGSQPASIEATRLMGSVDAAPSRVASGSKSTTPRSGSQPVSSSSLEMAYVLFMDIVAYSTLPMDRQTERITTLASIVRESEEFRRASDADQLVSLPTGDGMALVFFQNPTAAVQCAIQVSRTLRDYPELKLRMGIHSGPVYRIADINTNRNVAGGGINMAQRVMDCGDAGHILVSKTVADTLGQLSDWEEHFHDLGEAEVKHGVKVHIVNFYTEEVGNAEVPHKLRTAIVARGQLQPPSGALVPARGGPILEAPPQALARRPRTAVWVAAGGGGILAVALIAFGATQFLHLRSSTQQDNPQVQAAPASSGTSTATSAPASTDGGSAASPASAVPSQPASAAPSPSTSAPAPKKQLAQAASASAQPEAPQDAAALQEQRERLIMMASRAAAVRSSLETLQRQQAASGLGLRGDMAAARESMEYLLDEAKASMRDKDADGTKRNLDLAEKQVEKLERFLGR
- a CDS encoding CsgG/HfaB family protein, yielding MGRCVKTVLVLMALVAVCAAQNNAPPKKRVAVMDFDYATVQSGVAAIFGTNVDVGKGIADILVNNLVKSGTYSVIERKALDKILAEQNFSNSDRADPSSAAKLARILGVDAMIIGSITQFGRDDKNTNVGGAGFGRVFGLGGVSKKEAKAVVGINARVISTETAEILAVAEGKGESTRGGTSLIGAGGGWGGAGAGAFDMSSSNFANTILGEAVHKAVDSVSHQLDQEADKLPTHVVKVEGLVADATGGTLILNVGSRAGVKVGDQLEVRRVTREVKDPSTGKVLRRIADKVGMVTVTEVDESSAVGTYTGSGPAQVGDSVQTP